In Nicotiana tabacum cultivar K326 chromosome 21, ASM71507v2, whole genome shotgun sequence, one DNA window encodes the following:
- the LOC107810633 gene encoding putative late blight resistance protein homolog R1A-3 encodes MAYAAITSLMNSIQQSMESTGLVLQLFYEKLESLRTIMEKPCNITGDHEALTSLEAQIAELADEAEYKVDLESRNIVLPENEKKQRRAFVNLYSLVKEVVGRIDSTMKKWMAIQNKLKNIQDLKAQNLSLVSPSRHGLEPEDKMVGLENEFEMMQDQLARGARELEVVSIVGMGGIGKTTLANKIYSDPFIMSHFDIRAKATVSQEYCARNVLLGLLSSISGKTNEFQEQQDDDQLADRLQKLLKCGRYLVVIDDTWTREAWDDIKRCFPDCNNGSRILMTTRNVEVAECASSGKTPYHMRLMNFDESWSLLYEKVFVKDCFSPEFEQLGKTIALNCGGLPLALVLIAGLLSKIGKSLDEWKSIVKNVSSTVNTEVNVQCMRVVALSYHYLPHHLKPCFLYFAIFQEDELILVNKLVGLWAAEGFLKVEERKSIEKVAEKCLKELIDRSLISIRNLSFDGKIEICGMHDVTRELCLREARSMNIVNVTREEEYQNPCVQSMHFSSKSRGRISIQVIKYESITEKILERYPKNEVRSIICYRVNMFMPKLLHFKLVRVLDLALMGFSAFPSSILDLIHLRYLALRLSPGLQHYLGEEISSSFAVDIPPSIASLCYLQTFILRLLQPNARQYPLVLPNEILTMPQLRHLHLDWNYLQYHEPKKSLVLKNLQCLSGLNPWHCTRSVFRQFPNLKKLQICGIWEDFCSRKDLYDFHYLDKLEELDVVLTYSCYACFLESITSSGLLRFTRQKRRAIFLDRLSRALPPTETFPYSILPPPDAFPLNLKKLAFYGTCLQWKDLSIVGKLPKLEALKLGISACIGMEWKVVKDGFPSLKFLLLERLKVRYWRASCDHFPCLERLFLEHCWDLDSIPQDFADITTLALIDIRWCAESVGNSAKQIQEDILNNYASFVEVNIHEPQ; translated from the coding sequence atGGCTTATGCTGCTATTACTTCTCTTATGAACAGCATACAACAATCAATGGAATCGACTGGACTTGTCCTGCAATTGTTCTATGAAAAGCTTGAATCGTTGAGAACTATTATGGAGAAACCCTGTAATATAACAGGTGATCATGAGGCATTAACAAGCTTGGAAGCGCAAATCGCAGAGCTAGCAGACGAAGCAGAATATAAGGTTGACTTGGAATCAAGAAATATTGTTTTGCccgaaaatgaaaaaaaacaaagaagagcTTTTGTGAATCTTTATTCCCTCGTAAAAGAAGTAGTAGGACGCATTGATTCAACGATGAAGAAGTGGATGGCAATTCAAAACAAGCTCAAGAACATCCAAGATCTTAAAGCACAAAATTTGTCTCTTGTCAGTCCGTCACGACATGGCTTAGAGCCTGAGGATAAGATGGTTGGCCTTGAAAATGAATTCGAGATGATGCAGGATCAACTTGCTAGAGGAGCAAGGGAACTAGAAGTTGTCTCAATTGTCGGGATGGGGGGCATCGGCAAGACAACTTTGGctaacaaaatctatagtgatccaTTCATTATGTCTCACTTTGACATTCGGGCAAAAGCAACTGTTTCACAAGAGTATTGTGCGAGAAATGTGCTTCTAGGCCTTCTTTCTTCTATAAGTGGAAAGACCAATGAATTTCAGGAGCAGCAAGACGATGATCAACTAGCAGACCGACTACAGAAGCTTCTAAAATGCGGGAGGTACTTGGTAGTCATTGATGACACATGGACTAGAGAAGCATGGGATGATATAAAGCGATGTTTCCCAGACTGTAACAATGGGAGTCGAATACTCATGACCACTAGGAATGTGGAGGTGGCTGAATGTGCTAGCTCAGGTAAGACTCCTTATCATATGCGCCTCATGAATTTTGATGAAAGTTGGAGTTTGTTGTACGAAAAGGTCTTTGTGAAAGACTGTTTTTCCCCTGAATTTGAACAACTTGGAAAAACAATTGCACTAAATTGTGGTGGATTACCTCTAGCACTTGTTTTGATTGCTGGACTTCTCTCCAAAATTGGTAAATCATTGGATGAGTGGAAAAGTATTGTCAAGAATGTAAGTTCAACGGTAAACACAGAGGTTAATGTCCAATGCATGAGGGTGGTTGCATTAAGTTACCATTACTTGCCTCATCACCTAAAACCGTGCTTTCTATATTTTGCAATCTTCCAAGAGGATGAACTGATTTTAGTCAATAAACTTGTGGGATTATGGGCAGCAGAGGGATTTTTGAAGGTAGAAGAGAGGAAAAGCATAGAAAAAGTGGCAGAAAAATGTCTAAAAGAACTTATAGATAGAAGTTTAATTTCCATCCGCAATTTGAGTTTTGATGGAAAAATTGAGATTTGTGGAATGCATGATGTGACCCGTGAACTCTGCTTGAGAGAAGCTCGAAGCATGAACATTGTCAATGTTACAAGGGAAGAGGAGTATCAAAATCCATGTGTGCAATCTATGCATTTTTCCTCAAAGAGTCGAGGTCGGATCAGTATCCAAGTGATCAAGTATGAGTCTATTACTGAGAAAATACTGGAAAGGTATCCTAAAAATGAGGTTCGTTCTATTATCTGTTATAGAGTGAATATGTTCATGCCAAAGTTGTTGCATTTCAAGCTAGTAAGAGTACTAGATCTTGCTTTAATGGGATTTTCTGCTTTTCCCAGTTCGATTCTTGATTTAATTCACTTGAGATACCTAGCTTTGAGGCTTTCTCCTGGCTTGCAGCATTATCTAGGAGAAGAGATTTCCTCATCTTTTGCAGTAGACATTCCTCCATCGATAGCTAGCCTATGTTATCTGcaaacttttatacttagacttTTACAACCTAATGCCCGGCAATATCCTCTGGTATTACCAAACGAAATTTTGACGATGCCACAATTGAGGCACCTCCATTTGGACTGGAATTACTTGCAGTATCATGAGCCTAAGAAAAGTTTGGTTCTGAAAAATTTACAATGTCTGTCTGGATTGAATCCTTGGCATTGTACTAGGTCCGTCTTTAGACAATTTCCCAATTTAAAGAAGCTGCAAATATGTGGCATCTGGGAAGACTTTTGTAGTCGCAAGGACCTCTATGATTTTCACTACTTAGATAAGCTCGAGGAATTAGATGTTGTTCTTACTTATTCATGTTATGCTTGCTTTCTGGAAAGCATTACATCTTCAGGCCTTTTGAGGTTCACGAGGCAAAAACGACGAGCAATTTTTCTGGATAGACTATCTCGGGCCCTTCCTCCTACAGAAACTTTTCCATATTCAATCCTTCCTCCTCCAGATGCTTTTCCGCTGAACCTCAAGAAACTGGCTTTTTACGGGACTTGTTTGCAGTGGAAGGATTTGAGCATTGTTGGTAAATTGCCCAAACTCGAGGCCCTTAAACTGGGAATTAGTGCCTGCATAGGCATGGAGTGGAAGGTAGTTAAGGATGGTTTTCCTAGCTTGAAGTTTTTGCTACTGGAACGTTTGAAGGTTCGCTACTGGAGAGCCAGTTGTGATCACTTTCCATGCCTTGAACGGCTATTTCTTGAACATTGCTGGGATTTGGATTCAATCCCTCAAGATTTTGCAGATATAACCACCCTTGCACTAATTGATATTAGGTGGTGTGCAGAATCTGTTGGGAATTCCGCCAAACAAATTCAAGAGGATATTCTAAACAACTATGCAAGTTTTGTTGAGGTCAATATCCATGAGCCTCAGTAA
- the LOC107784064 gene encoding polygalacturonase QRT2-like — MCSSNSSYTMKTLVLLFILGLTNSRISYASIIGYAGSFNVLDYGAAADGITDDSQAFLNAWNDACSSAGGSPEVIIPPNMIFLLSPVTFRGPCNSENIYFVISGRLVAPSSPGIWTGQDASQWLAFRNVSGLIVDGSGTIDGQGQGWWDQSCRYHPDMEGCTRLAPTALKFIFCSQSSISNIYFGNSAQTHILIERCNGFKVDSVMIESPGNSPNTDGIHIQSSQYVAITNSKISSGDDCISIGDYTSNVQIYNIQCGPGHGISIGSLGKGGNFAQVENIHVSNAFFYGTTNGARIKTWQVGRGYVRDVIFENLEFNSVKNPIIIDQNYCDVRGACKEMVTGVQISNVIYQNIFGTSSTNIAINLNCSMSVPCTDITMQLIQLTSATPGTATPGREVTAYCRNAYGQEYSIEPGPCISEY; from the exons ATGTGTTCCTCTAACTCTTCATATACCATG aaaactttggttctcttgttcattCTTGGCTTGACAAATTCAAGAATATCCTATGCAAGTATAATTGGATATGCAGGAAGTTTTAATGTCCTGGATTATGGAGCTGCTGCTGATGGTATTACAGATGATTCTCAA GCATTTCTTAATGCTTGGAATGATGCATGTTCATCAGCTGGTGGATCTCCTGAAGTGATTATTCCTCCAAATATGATATTTTTACTTAGTCCTGTCACATTCAGAGGTCCCTGCAATTCTGAAAACATCTATTTTGTG ATATCAGGTAGACTTGTTGCACCAAGCTCACCTGGTATATGGACCGGGCAGGATGCGAGTCAGTGGCTGGCGTTTAGAAATGTTAGCGGTCTAATTGTCGATGGCTCAGGAACCATTGATGGGCAAGGACAAGGATGGTGGGATCAATCATGTAGATACCACCCTGACATG GAAGGATGTACAAGATTAGCTCCTACT GCCTTGAAGTTCATTTTTTGCAGTCAGAGTTCTATTAGTAACATTTACTTTGGCAACAGTGCCCAAACTCATATACTTATAGAGAGATGCAATGGATTCAAAGTGGATAGTGTAATGATTGAATCTCCAGGAAATAGTCCAAATACTGATGGAATTCACATTCAGTCTTCTCAATATGTGGCCATTACCAATTCTAAAATAAGCAGTG GGGATGATTGCATTTCAATTGGAGATTACACTtctaatgtccaaatatacaatatCCAATGTGGACCAGGTCATGGTATAAG TATTGGAAGCTTAGGAAAAGGTGGTAATTTTGCTCAAGTAGAAAACATTCATGTGAGCAATGCTTTCTTCTATGGAACTACAAATGGAGCTCGTATCAAGACATGGCAG GTTGGCAGAGGATATGTACGAGATGTTATATTTGAGAATCTTGAATTTAACTCAGTCAAGAACCCCATTATAATTGACCAGAATTACTGCGATGTTCGAGGAGCTTGCAAGGAAATG GTAACTGGAGTGCAAATCAGCAATGTTATTTACCAGAATATATTTGGAACATCGAGCACAAATATCGCCATAAATCTGAACTGCAGTATGTCAGTGCCATGTACTGATATAACAATGCAACTAATACAACTAACATCAGCGACACCAGGAACAGCGACACCAGGAAGGGAAGTCACTGCTTATTGTAGGAATGCTTATGGCCAAGAATATAGTATTGAACCTGGTCCTTGTATCtcagaatattga